The proteins below are encoded in one region of Triticum aestivum cultivar Chinese Spring chromosome 1B, IWGSC CS RefSeq v2.1, whole genome shotgun sequence:
- the LOC123090320 gene encoding uncharacterized protein produces the protein MHAATSAGSMASIELGRGGAGAGASGSGNGIGIGRGGPAGTTSKKRLVMIIADPGRESTAAMDWALSHAVVEGDDILLLHVNMPPSGAPGGAAPPRTGSIGSSSGSQLAVFLGGGGSADGEFMETMRAACKARYPRARVHAERVEPATEGREAKAQTILAESQRRGVELLVIGHHRFSAFLRLRSASGTSRPRHDSTAEFLIEHSKCLCVSVQKKGKNAGYLLNTKTHKNYWLLA, from the exons ATGCATGCGGCGACGTCGGCCGGCAGCATGGCCTCGATCGAGctcgggcgcggcggcgctggcgcCGGCGCTAGTGGCAGCGGGAACGGCATCGGCATCGGCCGCGGCGGGCCCGCCGGGACGACGTCTAAGAAGCGGCTCGTGATGATCATCGCCGACCCGGGCCGCGAGTCCACGGCGGCGATGGACTGGGCACTCTCCCACGCCGTAGTCGAGGGTGACGACATCCTGCTTCTCCATGTCAACATGCCGCCGAGCGGCGCCCCCGGCGGCGCGGCCCCTCCGCGAACCGGCTCcatcggcagcagcagcggctcccAGCTGGCTGTGTTCCTCGGTGGCGGGGGCTCCGCAGACGGGGAGTTCATGGAGACGATGCGCGCCGCGTGCAAGGCGCGATACCCGCGCGCTAGGGTCCACGCGGAGCGCGTCGAGCCGGCAACCGAGGGCCGCGAGGCCAAGGCCCAGACCATCCTCGCCGAGTCCCAACGCCGCGGCGTCGAGCTCCTCGTCATCGGTCACCACCGCTTCTCCGCCTTCCTCAG GTTGCGGAGCGCGAGCGGGACGAGCCGGCCGAGACACGACAGCACGGCGGAGTTCTTGATTGAGCACAGCAAGTGCCTGTGCGTGAGCGTTCAGAAGAAGGGCAAGAACGCCGGCTACCTGCTCAACACAAAGACCCACAAGAACTACTGGCTCCTCGCATGA